A window of the Candidatus Amarolinea dominans genome harbors these coding sequences:
- a CDS encoding phosphoglucomutase/phosphomannomutase family protein: protein MDIRFGTDGWRAVISDTFTFANVRLVAQAIADVVCQQYPDVAPVRMVVGFDTRFLSDRYAREVACVLAANGIQVDLTHADTPTPVISHAIVLHRAQGGVMITASHNPPRYNGIKFKAAYGGSASPADCKRVEARLLQNEQEGRKPLILDFDEAHAQGLIRRFDPRPAYRDHLATLVDFETIGRGGLRVVVDAMYGAGRGYLAEFLRDAGAEVVELRGEMNPGFNGIHPEPIERYLQPLAEALSGGDWHLGLATDGDADRIGAMAPDGRFIDPHVIMSLSLRYLIEQRQQRGMVVKTVSTTQMLNRLAARYGLELRETPVGFNHISDLMMNHDVLIGGEESGGISIKGHIPEGDGVLMGMLLAEILAAHGGDCQALLNDLVQEVGAFYYARNDFQLRTINGQPPFTKSEMVQRLMQSPPATLAGMPVARVLANDGVKYMLQDDSWLLIRPSGTEPVLRMYAEARSAIMVTSLLQAGETLVPPPGKLNGSH, encoded by the coding sequence ATGGATATCCGATTTGGAACCGATGGCTGGCGCGCCGTCATCAGCGACACCTTCACCTTTGCCAATGTGCGCCTGGTCGCGCAGGCCATTGCTGATGTCGTCTGCCAGCAGTACCCCGATGTTGCCCCTGTGCGCATGGTGGTTGGTTTCGACACGCGTTTTTTGTCCGACCGCTACGCGCGCGAGGTGGCCTGTGTCCTGGCTGCGAACGGCATCCAGGTTGACCTGACTCATGCAGACACGCCCACGCCGGTGATTTCGCACGCCATTGTGCTGCACCGGGCGCAAGGCGGCGTCATGATCACGGCCAGCCACAACCCGCCGCGTTACAACGGCATCAAATTCAAGGCGGCGTATGGCGGCTCAGCCTCGCCGGCCGACTGCAAGCGGGTGGAGGCGCGTCTGCTGCAAAACGAGCAGGAAGGCCGCAAACCGCTGATTCTGGATTTCGACGAGGCCCATGCACAGGGCCTGATCCGGCGCTTCGACCCGCGCCCGGCCTATCGCGATCACCTGGCGACCCTGGTGGATTTCGAGACGATTGGGCGCGGCGGGCTGCGTGTGGTGGTAGACGCCATGTACGGCGCCGGCCGCGGCTATCTGGCCGAGTTCCTGCGCGATGCGGGCGCTGAGGTGGTTGAACTGCGCGGGGAGATGAACCCCGGCTTCAACGGCATTCATCCCGAACCGATCGAGCGCTACTTGCAGCCGTTGGCCGAAGCCCTGAGCGGCGGCGACTGGCATCTGGGCCTGGCGACCGACGGCGACGCTGACCGCATCGGCGCGATGGCGCCGGATGGCCGCTTCATTGACCCGCATGTCATCATGTCGCTCAGCCTGCGCTACCTGATCGAGCAGCGCCAACAGCGCGGCATGGTGGTCAAGACCGTTTCCACCACCCAGATGCTCAATCGCCTGGCGGCCCGCTATGGCCTGGAGCTGCGCGAGACGCCGGTGGGCTTCAACCACATCAGCGACCTGATGATGAATCATGATGTCTTGATCGGCGGCGAAGAGTCGGGCGGGATCAGCATCAAGGGCCACATCCCGGAGGGCGACGGCGTGCTGATGGGGATGCTGTTAGCCGAAATCCTGGCCGCGCACGGCGGCGATTGCCAGGCGCTGTTGAACGACCTGGTGCAGGAGGTAGGCGCGTTCTACTACGCGCGCAACGACTTTCAACTGCGCACCATCAACGGCCAGCCGCCCTTCACCAAGAGTGAAATGGTGCAGCGGCTGATGCAGTCTCCACCTGCCACATTGGCCGGAATGCCGGTCGCCCGCGTGCTGGCCAACGACGGCGTCAAGTACATGCTGCAGGACGACAGTTGGCTGCTCATTCGCCCATCCGGCACCGAACCGGTGCTGCGCATGTACGCCGAAGCACGCAGCGCCATCATGGTGACATCGCTGCTGCAGGCTGGCGAGACCCTGGTGCCGCCGCCGGGAAAGCTAAACGGGAGCCATTAG
- a CDS encoding class I SAM-dependent methyltransferase, with protein sequence MLTWEEQNLIEQAVYPAYTEAAYGEMRRRLAAALTPGALVLDAGSGPGTWLLRRHRADIEVVGLDLFRPDPLPSHRYAIGSLDAIPYRDALFDLVLCYDVIEHLARPAQTFAEFWRVLKPGGLLVVKTPNLAGPSTLAAAVLPHAAHVAVHRGLGTREGSVFPTLFRCNTRAALAARMMAAGFVSEALYTVDETAGYFAFVRWSYALALRYSRLLARPALAGLRSGLIGFFRKPPLAPSPNDGTMKRPFGS encoded by the coding sequence ATGTTGACCTGGGAAGAACAAAATCTCATCGAGCAGGCGGTTTACCCTGCATACACCGAGGCCGCGTATGGCGAGATGCGGCGGCGATTGGCCGCGGCCCTGACCCCCGGCGCGCTGGTGCTGGACGCGGGCAGCGGGCCGGGCACCTGGCTCCTGCGCCGCCACCGCGCCGACATCGAAGTGGTCGGCCTGGACCTCTTTCGCCCCGACCCCCTGCCGTCGCATCGGTACGCCATCGGCTCGCTGGACGCCATTCCCTACCGGGACGCGCTGTTCGACCTGGTGCTCTGCTACGATGTCATCGAACACCTGGCGCGGCCGGCACAGACCTTTGCCGAATTCTGGCGCGTGCTCAAGCCCGGCGGCCTGCTGGTGGTCAAAACGCCCAACCTGGCCGGCCCTTCGACGCTGGCCGCGGCCGTGCTGCCGCACGCGGCGCATGTGGCGGTTCATCGAGGCCTGGGCACGCGTGAGGGTAGCGTCTTCCCCACCCTGTTCCGCTGCAACACGCGGGCCGCTTTGGCCGCCAGGATGATGGCCGCCGGCTTTGTGAGCGAGGCGCTTTACACCGTGGATGAGACCGCCGGTTATTTCGCCTTCGTCCGCTGGAGTTACGCCTTGGCCCTGCGCTACAGCCGCCTGCTGGCGCGGCCGGCGTTGGCCGGTCTGCGCAGTGGCCTGATCGGATTTTTCCGCAAACCGCCTTTGGCGCCCTCGCCTAACGATGGTACAATGAAAAGGCCCTTTGGATCATAA
- a CDS encoding glycosyltransferase → MLSDQTFVCLTPERWNGLWRNRHQLLTRFARHNRVLWVEPRPYLSEALHSMRARRLEADHTLAWPRPQHVQDGLFVYRDPLWLPLSGRPPLRQITAWGRGLALRAAVRQIGGGQAPILWLFRPDQGDVIGQCGEQMVIYHAVDEYAAYEMEFQADQAANRPGRVQALEQIIMRRADLVLVTSAPLLAAKQAWQPNTHLVPNGVDFAEFAAALAHPQEPAALAAVPHPRLGFVGAINEKIDLRLLSALAAANRAWQIVLVGPVTLRYNLDDLAELRAQPNVHFVGALPVTQVPHAIAACDVCLMPYRINAWTHHISPLKLYEYLAIGRPIVSTAIPAVADMAPLVGMAPDAAAFPGQVELALRQAPDEAAAAARRQFAAGQTWDARVERISDLIVATLAGRSVNEKGD, encoded by the coding sequence ATGCTGAGCGACCAGACCTTCGTTTGTCTGACGCCGGAGCGCTGGAACGGGCTGTGGCGCAATCGTCATCAGTTGCTCACGCGCTTTGCCCGCCACAACCGCGTGCTGTGGGTGGAGCCGCGGCCCTATCTGAGCGAAGCCCTGCATAGCATGCGTGCGCGGCGCTTGGAGGCGGATCACACCCTGGCCTGGCCGCGGCCGCAGCACGTGCAGGACGGCCTGTTCGTCTACCGCGACCCCCTCTGGCTGCCGTTGAGCGGCCGGCCGCCCCTGCGCCAGATCACCGCCTGGGGCCGCGGCCTTGCCCTGCGCGCCGCGGTGCGTCAAATCGGCGGCGGGCAGGCGCCCATCCTCTGGCTCTTTCGGCCCGACCAGGGCGATGTCATCGGGCAGTGCGGCGAGCAGATGGTCATCTACCACGCGGTGGATGAGTATGCAGCCTACGAAATGGAGTTCCAGGCCGATCAGGCCGCCAATCGCCCCGGCCGCGTGCAGGCGCTGGAGCAGATCATCATGCGCCGCGCGGACCTGGTGCTGGTCACGTCCGCGCCCTTGCTGGCGGCCAAGCAGGCCTGGCAGCCCAACACGCACCTGGTGCCCAACGGCGTGGACTTCGCCGAATTTGCCGCCGCGCTGGCGCATCCGCAGGAACCGGCCGCGCTGGCGGCCGTGCCCCATCCTCGCCTGGGCTTCGTGGGCGCCATCAACGAGAAGATTGACCTGCGCCTGCTCAGCGCGCTGGCCGCCGCCAACCGCGCCTGGCAGATCGTGTTGGTCGGCCCGGTGACGTTGCGCTACAATCTGGATGATCTGGCTGAGCTGCGTGCTCAGCCCAACGTGCATTTCGTTGGCGCGCTGCCGGTGACGCAGGTGCCTCACGCCATCGCCGCGTGCGATGTCTGCCTGATGCCGTACCGGATCAACGCGTGGACGCACCACATCAGCCCCCTCAAGCTGTACGAATATCTCGCCATCGGCCGGCCCATCGTCAGCACTGCCATCCCCGCGGTGGCGGACATGGCCCCGCTGGTCGGCATGGCGCCTGACGCGGCGGCTTTCCCGGGCCAGGTCGAGCTGGCCCTGCGCCAGGCCCCTGATGAAGCCGCGGCCGCGGCCCGGCGTCAGTTTGCAGCCGGGCAAACCTGGGATGCCCGCGTCGAGCGCATCTCCGATCTGATCGTGGCAACCCTGGCCGGGCGGTCGGTCAATGAAAAGGGCGATTGA
- a CDS encoding glycosyltransferase — translation MRVLLVSNVQLNPYVRLLADGLRAQGADAALVSGLSPLSLLAQRRRGLDVIHLHWLELLYAAPRSWLSAWRLFILLLTLALARLWGVTVVYTVHNLAHHERRAPRLNAWGNRTLFRLVSALHAHDAVSAQALAPWAAKVYSAPHGSYLGAYPDTVTRPQARERLGLSDAGPVYLFLGGVRPYKGLELLLDAFRTLDDPQARLLVAGHAHQPAYAAAIADLAGRDPRVRLLLRHVPDDELQVLFHASDACILPYRAVTTSGAALLALSFGCPIVAPRLGPFPELAADGRGILFQPENAADLAQALRTVRQLDQATAQAACLTYAQTLAWPVVAQMHLAAYQKARRGAPC, via the coding sequence GTGCGCGTCCTGCTCGTCTCGAACGTCCAACTCAACCCCTACGTGCGCCTGCTGGCCGACGGTCTGCGGGCGCAGGGGGCCGACGCGGCCCTGGTCAGCGGCCTCTCCCCGCTCAGCCTGCTGGCCCAGCGTCGCCGCGGGCTGGATGTCATTCACCTGCATTGGCTCGAACTGCTCTACGCCGCGCCGCGGTCCTGGCTCAGCGCCTGGCGCCTGTTCATCCTGCTGCTCACCCTGGCCCTGGCCCGGCTGTGGGGCGTGACCGTCGTCTACACGGTACACAACCTGGCGCACCACGAGCGCCGCGCCCCACGGCTCAACGCCTGGGGCAATCGCACCCTCTTTCGCCTGGTCAGCGCCCTGCACGCGCACGACGCGGTCAGCGCGCAGGCCCTGGCGCCCTGGGCCGCCAAGGTCTACAGCGCCCCGCACGGCAGCTACCTCGGCGCCTATCCTGACACCGTCACCCGGCCGCAGGCGCGTGAACGCCTGGGCCTGAGCGACGCCGGCCCGGTCTATCTCTTCCTCGGCGGCGTGCGCCCGTACAAAGGCCTGGAACTGCTGCTGGACGCCTTCCGCACGCTGGATGATCCGCAGGCGCGCCTGCTCGTGGCCGGTCATGCCCATCAGCCCGCCTATGCCGCAGCCATCGCCGACCTGGCCGGCCGCGACCCGCGCGTGCGCTTGCTCTTGCGCCATGTGCCTGATGACGAACTGCAGGTCCTCTTTCACGCCAGCGATGCCTGCATCCTGCCTTACCGGGCCGTCACCACCTCTGGCGCCGCCCTGCTCGCCCTCTCCTTTGGCTGTCCCATCGTCGCGCCGCGCCTGGGGCCATTCCCCGAACTAGCCGCGGACGGCCGCGGCATCCTGTTCCAGCCGGAGAACGCGGCCGATCTGGCGCAGGCCCTGCGCACCGTGCGCCAACTCGACCAGGCGACGGCGCAGGCCGCCTGTCTCACCTACGCGCAGACGCTGGCCTGGCCCGTGGTGGCGCAAATGCACCTGGCTGCCTATCAGAAAGCCCGGCGAGGTGCGCCATGCTGA
- a CDS encoding lipopolysaccharide biosynthesis protein, whose product MSFDRKIVSGIFWVFLSTLASRVLSFLSKIILLKLLIPEDFGIAQTAFLALESLQLLREFGFSSALIYRKQDIAEAADVTFWITNLTSLVYAAIAYFGAPLIAVFFNDPRITPVVQVLAFTLLIRSPGTVHFVLLAKELDFKRKVLPDVIPTVGYGILAIVLGVLGFGVWALVWGKILEAILGVILVWLVVPYRPAFRFNTRIAREMFNYGMHLVVSQILIFAITNVDDAFVGRMAGMAALGVYGIAYLLSNIPATQITALVNQVMFPAFARLQDDLPYFRLTFFRTVRFVSLLSVPVAILTIFFAADFIHVLDPVKWGDAVLPIQLLAVYGLCRSVAANMGNVFKGGGKPQWLTYIALWRLATMLIFLYPAVYYWGVVGVSALSAIVAVVDWFISAWLCNKVIGASLRMYGRLLLPALAFAILSAAITFGLRTLLFGEASLLSLLFSGAVAMTLYAGLTLAADAELRSLAQRGLVQAQGLWNQRRPA is encoded by the coding sequence CTGCTCATCCCGGAAGACTTCGGCATTGCCCAGACCGCGTTCCTGGCCCTGGAATCGCTGCAGCTCCTGCGCGAGTTCGGCTTCAGTTCGGCGCTCATCTACCGCAAGCAGGACATCGCCGAAGCCGCTGATGTCACCTTTTGGATCACCAACCTGACCTCGCTGGTCTACGCGGCCATTGCCTATTTCGGCGCGCCCCTCATCGCCGTCTTCTTCAATGACCCGCGTATCACGCCGGTGGTGCAGGTGCTGGCCTTCACCTTGCTCATTCGTTCACCTGGCACCGTCCATTTTGTGCTCCTGGCTAAAGAACTCGACTTCAAGCGCAAAGTCCTGCCCGATGTCATTCCCACCGTCGGTTACGGCATCCTGGCGATCGTCCTCGGCGTGCTCGGTTTCGGCGTGTGGGCGTTGGTCTGGGGCAAAATCCTGGAGGCAATCCTGGGCGTCATCCTGGTCTGGCTGGTGGTGCCCTATCGCCCGGCCTTTCGTTTCAATACACGCATCGCCCGCGAGATGTTCAATTACGGCATGCACCTCGTGGTCAGCCAGATCCTCATCTTCGCCATCACCAATGTGGACGATGCCTTTGTCGGGCGCATGGCCGGCATGGCGGCGCTTGGCGTCTATGGCATCGCCTATCTGCTCTCCAACATTCCCGCCACCCAAATCACCGCGCTGGTCAACCAGGTCATGTTCCCGGCCTTCGCCCGCCTGCAGGATGATCTGCCCTATTTCCGTCTGACCTTCTTCCGCACCGTGCGCTTCGTTTCGCTGCTGTCGGTGCCCGTGGCTATCCTGACCATCTTCTTCGCGGCCGATTTCATTCATGTCCTCGACCCCGTGAAGTGGGGCGACGCGGTCCTGCCGATCCAGCTCCTGGCCGTCTACGGCCTGTGCCGTTCGGTGGCCGCCAACATGGGCAACGTCTTCAAGGGCGGCGGCAAGCCTCAATGGCTGACCTACATCGCGCTCTGGCGTCTGGCCACCATGCTCATTTTCCTGTATCCGGCCGTCTATTACTGGGGGGTGGTGGGGGTCAGCGCGCTGTCGGCTATCGTCGCAGTGGTTGACTGGTTCATCTCCGCCTGGCTGTGCAACAAGGTGATTGGCGCGTCTCTGCGCATGTACGGCCGCCTGCTGCTGCCCGCGCTGGCCTTTGCCATCCTCAGCGCGGCCATCACCTTTGGCCTGCGCACCCTGCTCTTTGGCGAAGCCAGCCTGCTCTCCCTGCTCTTCAGCGGCGCCGTCGCCATGACCCTGTACGCCGGCCTGACCCTGGCCGCCGACGCCGAACTGCGCAGCCTGGCGCAGCGGGGTCTCGTCCAGGCCCAGGGCCTGTGGAACCAACGACGCCCCGCCTGA